In a genomic window of Zingiber officinale cultivar Zhangliang chromosome 9B, Zo_v1.1, whole genome shotgun sequence:
- the LOC122022876 gene encoding uncharacterized protein LOC122022876 encodes MRRANPSGQLLPFDPEIDKTFLRRRNLQKAFEAAKEPSGMTDKLLKDYAAPYARGVQSSITRLPIDADNFEIKPAVIHMVQRNQFKEGPYEDSNHHLELFYEICGTMKVNEVPPESVRLLLFGFSLKDRAKQWLNSLPADSISSWEQCKQKFLDKFYPEARLPT; translated from the coding sequence ATGCGTAGAGCTAACCCTTCAGGACAGCTGCTACCATTTGATCCAGAGATTGACAAGACCTTTCTGAGGAGAAGGAACTTACAGAAAGCTTTCGAAGCAGCAAAAGAACCCTCAGGAATGACCGATAAACTGCTGAAAGATTATGCGGCACCATATGCACGAGGGGTCCAATCCAGTATCACCCGACTACCCATCGATGctgacaactttgagatcaagcCCGCAGTAATCCATATGGTCCAGCGAAATCAATTCAAAGAGGGACCATACGAAGACTCGAATCATCATCTAGAGCTGTTTTATGAAATTTGTGGCACGATGAAGGTGAATGAGGTTCCTCCAGAATCGGTGAGACTGCTTCTTTTCGGATTCTCTCTGAAAGACAGGGCCAAGCAGTGGCTGAATTCTCTACCAGCAGATAGCATATCGTCTTGGGAGCAATGTAAGCAGAAATTCTTAGACAAGTTCTACCCCGAAGCAAGACTGCCCACATGA